A genomic window from Ananas comosus cultivar F153 linkage group 22, ASM154086v1, whole genome shotgun sequence includes:
- the LOC109727303 gene encoding syntaxin-41-like, which translates to MATRNRTPLYRKYRDALRNVRAPSPSSSYSGGGGGGPVIELVNASLLRSDRAYAPLSTDDPGSSSGGAVTVGLPPAWVDVFEEISTNMQRAKTKMSELAKAHAKALMPSFGDNKGDHHAIEVLTHEITDLLKRSEKRLQKLSTADPSEDSNVRKNVQRSLATDLQSLSMEFRKKQSSYLKRLRQQKEGHDGIDLEINLNGTRSTLEDDDDLADGGFTEVQMSKLKKSEVFTREREREIQQVVESVNELAQIMKDLSVLVIDQGTIIDRIDFNIQNVAASVEEGYKQLQRAERTQKKGGMVTCATVLVIMCLIMIVLLILKSIIF; encoded by the exons ATGGCGACGAGGAACCGAACCCCTCTCTACCGGAAGTACCGCGACGCCCTCCGCAACGTCCgcgccccctccccctcctcctcctactccggcggaggcggcggagggccGGTGATCGAGCTCGTGAACGCCTCGCTGCTTCGATCGGATCGGGCCTACGCCCCCCTCAGCACCGACGACCCCGGGAGCTCTAG TGGAGGTGCAGTTACGGTCGGTCTGCCACCAGCTTGGGTGGATGTTTTTGAGGAAATATCTACAAATATGCAACGGGCTAAAACAAAGATGTCAGAGTTGGCTAAGGCTCATGCCAAAGCTCTAATGCCTTCATTTGGAGATAACAAAGGGGACCACCATGCAATTGAGGTTCTTACCCACGAGATAACTGATTTACTGAAGAGATCAGAGAAGAGATTGCAGAAACTTTCAACTGCGGACCCTTCTGAGGATTCAAATGTTCGGAAAAATGTTCAG AGATCACTTGCAACTGACCTTCAAAGCCTTTCAATGGAGTTCCGGAAGAAACAGTCTTCTTATTTAAAGCGGCTTCGACAGCAGAAAGAG GGTCACGATGGTATTGATTTGGAGATAAATCTAAATGGAACGAGATCCACATTGGAAGACGATGATGACCTTGCAGATGGG GGTTTCACAGAGGTTCAGATGTCAAAGCTTAAAAAAAGCGAGGTTTTCacaagggagagggagagggagattcAACAG GTTGTGGAATCGGTGAATGAGCTTGCTCAGATAATGAAGGACCTCTCGGTTCTCGTGATAGATCAG GGGACCATCATTGACCGGATAGACTTCAATATACAGAATGTTGCAGCTTCAGTTGAGGAGGGCTATAAGCAGCTCCAaagg GCTGAGAGGACACAAAAGAAAGGGGGGATGGTGACGTGCGCGACGGTGCTTGTCATAATGTGCTTAATCATGATAGTCCTCTTAATCCTCAAGTCTATTATCTTCTAG